In Lycium ferocissimum isolate CSIRO_LF1 chromosome 7, AGI_CSIRO_Lferr_CH_V1, whole genome shotgun sequence, the sequence CAGCACTACTAATTGTTGCCTGTCGGTTATCCTATTAGCGAGATCTCTTCTATTATCCTAGAACTAGAAACTAAGTAATTGGCCCTTGGAACTGGCAATTTAACTCTTGTTACCCTCACCATCAACAAACTTTAACCCTCAGAAATTCAAGTATGTATCAAGTCTCAGCGGATGAAGTACCTTTTAATTTTCCTCCCTTCTTCCGAGTCTACAAAGATGGCAGAGTCGAAAGAATACATAAACAAGTCTGTGTCCCACCGTCCAACAATCCTAATACTGGCGTCCAGTCCAAGGACGTCGTGGTTTCACCCGAAAACAACGTATCAGCCCGGCTTTATCTTCCCCAAATCActgaaaaaaatcataaatttccCCTTCTTGTATACATCCACGGCGGTGGCTTTGCAGTAGAATCAGCATTTTCAACCACTTATGATAATTACCTTCACTCTCTGGTAGCTGAAGCCAATTTGGTTGTCGTATCTATCGATTATAGACTAGCCCCTGAAAATCCACTACCTGTTTGTTATGATGACACATGGATTGTCTTGAAATGGATTGCTAGTATTGGTGTCACCGATGAACCATGGCTCAAATTTCACGCAGATTACTCTAGAGTGTTCTTAGCCGGTGACAGTGCCGGTGCCAATATTGCTCATGACATGATGGTTCGTGCAAGTGCTAAAGAAAATCCACTAGGCGATGGTGTGAAGATTGTAGGAATGGTATTAATCCATCCATTTTTTGGTAATAATGAGCCTGATTTGTTATGGACATATATTTGTCCAGAAAGCTCGGGTTGTGATGATCCAAGGCTAAACCCTGCAGCTCATCCGAGTTTGTTACGAAGTCTTGTTTGCAAAAGAATTCAAGTTTTTACAGCGGAGAAAGATTTTTTAAGAGATAGAGGCAGAACTTATTACGAGGCTTTGGAAAAAAGTGGATGGAAAGGTGAGTTGGAAATTATGGAGGCTGAAGGGGAGGAACATGTCTTCCATTTGAATAAACCAACTTGTGAGAACGCTGGCTCCTTGATGAAACGGTTGGTCGAGTTCTTTAATCAACCCtgatgaaaaatattgtaaCAGATCAGGTTATGATCAAAATTACGTCTTGTTTTCGTTTCAATAAATTATCTGTTTTAGTTTTTTGGAATCAAGAGAAAATTCAAAGTGTCCAACTTCAATGTATCCAATCAAGAGAAAATTCATGTTAAGCTGTCTTCAACAACTGCCATCGGCACCTAAACCTAGTTGTAGGCTTGTAGCCCATTACTGATACATCTATAAAGGAAACAACCATAGGTACTGCCAAACCATTCTAGTGTTAGGATCTCTTTTTGGCTTATACAAAGGGCTGCGATTGCCTTTGTTATCTTTGATGATTAAGTCACAGTAGTTACACGTCGTAGTGGCGttataacatacataaatttctAGATAATGCAACAACATAGTGTAATCTACAGGTGGGGTTTGGAAAAGGACCTTCCTCTACTTGTGCCCTTATATTTAGATACGCctcttatattttaaaatcaaaaacCTATGCCCCCTATACCAAAGAAAATTATGCCCACACAGCTCACCATGAGGTATATCTGTAACTAcgtatattaaaatataattatttaaaaataaattaaaattacaaataagaagcttttatgtatttatttttcacACATTTGATTAAAATCGAGAAAAATATTTCGAAACATGTATCATTCAAAACTTATTAATAAGAAATGAACACTAGTTACTCAATAATATATACcgataattaataataattttccTGCACTTTAAATATGTAAgttatttgaatttttattaTGGATATAAAagctttttaaatatttattaacaCAATTTTTATTATTCTATTAATTTTTTACAATAACCAAATGTTCaagtaaaaattaattatatgttgCCTCCgaaaattttctttcaaataaaacaaaattaaagagCTTACCTTAATATTTATAAACGATAATTGAtttccataaaagaaaagagaacaaaAGTGAATTTGCACGCTGGTGGCAATGTAGGGGGTCCACGTAGAATATTGTACATCATAGAGGACCGATTGTGCAATTCAATAAAAGCTCATTGATTGTATGCATGACTTATCATGAAATGACTAAGATGCCGTCAAAatgaattttaatcttaaaatgcTACTCCCttctgattaaaaaaaatgtccactaagcttttttttttttggtaaaaaagtattcacttattaaattaaaaaatgattaatCTTATCTTTTCgaatttgcccctattaagtgttatctgattaaattttaatacttatttaattagaaatattttaatcaatttacatattttttttcttgaagtgaaTAGTTTCTTAATGGGTGTGCAAATGATTaagtgaactttttttttttttttatctgagGGAGTAACATGTCCATCCTTTTGGATCACTGACTCTTCTACTATATAAATAAGTTCAATAAAATTTGGCAGATCCCAAAGACTGATACAAAGTGGACCATTTCTTTAAttagtaaaataaataaaacaagcaGTAATTAGAACTTACGTGTTATGGTGTTTTGGTCGTGGATTCTTTGCATTACCGAATTCTAGAAAACTAAGTTATGGCCTTTGCGGCTATGATCCACTGTGCAGGTAGACCCCGCCAATTATCTCTTCTAGAAACCTTCCCAATAAAGCCAAACACGCGTAATTATCAATTTCACCGTCCATTTTTTGTCTCCTCCAAATCCCAACATCACATCTCATTACTCCATCTCCATCTTCACTGCAAGAACTTCAATCAAACAATGGATTCAGTGTCATCATCCGAAATTGAATATGAGGTACCAATGTTTTTTCGGGTCTACAAAGATGGTCGTATCGAAAAGTTCAGAAAACATGACTTTGTCCCTCCTTCCGACAATCCAGTCACAGGTGTTCGATCCAAAGATGTCGTTATCGTACCGGAAAACAACGTAATTGTACGCCTTTACCTTCCTAAAATCACCCAAAACGACCAGAAATTTCCACTACTTGTGTACTTTCAT encodes:
- the LOC132064927 gene encoding probable carboxylesterase 12, which produces MYQVSADEVPFNFPPFFRVYKDGRVERIHKQVCVPPSNNPNTGVQSKDVVVSPENNVSARLYLPQITEKNHKFPLLVYIHGGGFAVESAFSTTYDNYLHSLVAEANLVVVSIDYRLAPENPLPVCYDDTWIVLKWIASIGVTDEPWLKFHADYSRVFLAGDSAGANIAHDMMVRASAKENPLGDGVKIVGMVLIHPFFGNNEPDLLWTYICPESSGCDDPRLNPAAHPSLLRSLVCKRIQVFTAEKDFLRDRGRTYYEALEKSGWKGELEIMEAEGEEHVFHLNKPTCENAGSLMKRLVEFFNQP
- the LOC132062201 gene encoding 2-hydroxyisoflavanone dehydratase-like gives rise to the protein MIHCAGRPRQLSLLETFPIKPNTRNYQFHRPFFVSSKSQHHISLLHLHLHCKNFNQTMDSVSSSEIEYEVPMFFRVYKDGRIEKFRKHDFVPPSDNPVTGVRSKDVVIVPENNVIVRLYLPKITQNDQKFPLLVYFHGGGFAIESAFSTYYDSYLHSVAAETNVLAVSVEYRLAPEHKIPACYDDSWAVMKWVSQHANGEKGTEPWLKSHADFSR